In Nicotiana tabacum cultivar K326 chromosome 10, ASM71507v2, whole genome shotgun sequence, the DNA window AACTTTCCATTTTTGGAATCGTATTCAATGATTACAATTCTACTATATATGTCTTTTTCATTCTGTCGCGCGTGCCTATTTCGCTTTAAGAGGTATCAAAGCGAAGTTTTAGATAAAAACCTTTCGATTTCTGCTATGTCAAATTGTTGGCTAACGACTATAAAAATTTAGTTTATTCATTGTGAATTTCTCAACTCGAATTCTGCCAACAGAAGTATGTTCAAAAAATTAACTTAGGAAGATGAGACAGTAATTTCAAGAAAAGGAAACGTGACACTTCTTATTGTTTGTATAAAGATTTCTCCAGAAAGTAGCTTTGATTTATCAGTTTATTTTGAGATACACACTCTTTCTACTGTATGCAGCAGAGACAACCCCTTTGTATAATTCTACGATACTAAAGAAGCAAATAATGTGTTCAGCTAGATTTGTAAAACTTCAAGAATAagacattttcttttcaaattccaTCCTTTCTCTTGAATTAGAATTTAAGCAATTGCAAGTGGATCACTTTCCACAGCAGATTCCATGGCCTTCATAGCTTCAAATCTTGGCTCTTTGGCTTGAAACTTGAGTCCAGCATATAACTTCATATAATCATCAAACACGAACCTCGGATAAACTGTTTCGCTTTCCTCTGCCTCTTTCTCAACTAGAGCTGGTGCTGGATAGATCACTGCATCATTTCCTGGATTGTAAAACGAGGCTAGTGACATCCGAGTCCCGTCTGTTTGTGCAATCACTCTGTGCATCACGCTTTTGTATTTCCCATTGGTGATCAcctgttttttcatttcaaaaGTACCCTTTTAGTACGTCAAAGGTATGGTGAAAAGAAAAGACATATATAATAAGATAATCTAGGATCTTGTACCTCAAGTTGGTcgccaaggttaaccacgatagaGTGGCGCATAGGAGGAACATCGATCCATTGGCCATCTTTGAGGAGTTGAAGACCGCTTACTTTGTCATCTTGGAAGAGAAGAATTATGCCACCAGCATCTGTGTGGGCGCGCAGTCCTTTTATTAAATCTGGTTTTGGGCATGGTGGATAGTTGCTAACCTTAGTTCCAAAGTTGGGACCTTTTGTCCCAAAGAAGACCTTTTTCAGGTAGCCCTTTTCAAGGCCAAGATTTTCACATAGCAAGTCCAGTAACTCCTCTGCCAACTTCTCCAATCTTTTAGCAAAATCTCTCATGACTTCCCTGCATATCATTTCGGACATGATTTTAATATAAAGTTAAAACTTTGAAGTAAGAAACTATATATCTTGATGGTTCTCTTCTTGTTCTAGTTGCAACAGtggttttgaacccccttgattTCTAAGCTATGCTTTTAGGCTATATCATGGAGATTCAAAATGTAatatatatagaggtaaaaaacagattttACCTTATATGTGCAGTGTAATTTTTCAGCAAAGGGGGTTCGGGCGAAACCCCTCCTGCCCCCTAAATCCACCCCCTGAGTTGCAACTAATCCATGATACATATGGgcaacaacaaaaagagaaaaaaggtgTAACATGTGGTGCATGTTCtgttacattattgttctttAAGGCTTCATAGTTCACTGTTTCTAGCCAAACTTCGGATCTTGGACAACTAATGCAGGGAAAGTTCGACAATGTCTCCTACTGTAATTTACGTAGTACGCACTCAATTATGTTTGAGGTTTATTTGTTTTTGTAGAGTGTTAGTATTGTGTGAATTACCTGTATTCATCATCAAGATCGGGTACTTGAGAAATGTTAGAAACAGGAAGATGGCGCAAGAAGAAAGTGCTTTCCCAATCAAGATCAGTAACCTCAGCTTGTACAGCTTCAAGACCTTTGCTGGCCACCAATTCTTTAAATCTCTGTTCCATGCACTTCTTGTAATGTCCCTTTGTTAATTTCTCTACTCTGTCCATTACTTCATGTGGAATCCCATGGTTCACCAACTGCAATAACAgtaaaaaacaaaaacatcaaaataatatGCAAGATTTCTTATACAATGTTATTATATTGGATGGGGCAaaattgttggaaaattagtGTTATCTCAAAGGTAATGTTACTTGGAAAATCTTTTCTCTTCCTAATATTATTTAGTAAGTTATTTTACAATTAATGGAGTCAGACTAGCCGTTATCTAGCTGTTGGAGCAACGCCTATATAAACATGTCTTTGGAAGGCTAAAGACACACTTTCCAATACAATTTTCTGAATCTTCTTCTTCCCCCTATATGCTGggtttctttcttgattttctgTTGGTTTTGTTCCCAGTTTAATAACTGAAATAGCTTGTTGAATCCTGAGAATACGCCTAATTTTATTCTTTGTTGTGTAAGCGAAATATCTTTAAGGACAATATCCTTGACACGCCACAAGCTACCTCCTATTCTCCATAACCAATTTTTCCAACAAAAACATCAGAgcaaaaaattatatatacaaATTGTTACCTCAAAGAAGCCCCAGTTCTCACAGGCATCTTTAATCTTGTCCATTATGGCAGCTCTCTCAGTTCCATTGAGCTTTTCCAAGTTGATAATTGGGAATTTCTCCATCTTTCTTGGTAAAGTATGTGTTCCTAAATGTGATGCAATAAATTATTAGAATATGTGAATAGATGAATGCTAGACTGTTTGATGCAAAAGAGTGAGGCTTGAAAGGGGTATTTATAGGGGAGTTGAAGATATGAAGAAAGTAGGATCAGTAGCAATGAGGAATGTTTGTACAATGAGGGGTttgctcttttctttttttcttggtCCCACAATGCACATTCATTATTCCAAGTCTTGCAATGGTCCCACAGTCCAAGTCTACCTTACGTGAATTCTGCTCATAGTTACTTGTTCAACCTTCTTAACCACAAGTGGGATTTTGGAGCTAATGACAATCTGAAAATGACTAATTTCTGGTGGCTAAAAGTAGATTTTCCTTGCATCTTGACCAGAATATTATAGTATAGAGTTCTGTCGTGAGCGGCTGCTTCAGTGAAAACTTTATTGtttgtttcctttgttatttctttgctatttgtttcatgtgttatttTACAGCTTGTTTGGTTTGCTGTTACATGTTGTATTGTACTGCATTATTTGCTTGAATACAACGTTTGGATAAATTGTATCGTTTGttgttatttcatgatattacgtaccaacaatatgaagaacaAATTTTTAATATTACTAAGAAAAAAATAGGATACGGAgcaaaattattatataaaagatTGTGCAAAGGACAAAATATGAATACTTTAGTAAAGAAGGGGCAAGATGAGAGGAAAAAACAAGGTAACAACGCCACCACACCAAATCCATCATTCCATAAAGTGACACATtttgtcgttacgtaacgacggatttaatgATACAACAACAGCATACCCACtatagtcccacaagtggggtctataacgatacgatacaataaaatttaagtaacaatcaaaacaaatattatatttaaagtaacaatacgatataaTATAATAGATAACAATGGTACTACCTGGGAAGTTGCCTGGCACTAGACAGTAATTCCAGGGGCTGCACATTGCACCAACACATCTTTCATATGAAATTTCTGGGAGATAGCTAAGGATTTGGTGGCACTGTTAACTGGAGAAGTTTTGTCTTGTTACACAAATTGTAGTGCAATTTGTTGCTTCACTTAAGAGTATGTTACTTAATATTCATGAATGCAAGGACTTCATGTCTTCTAGATATTTCCATAACCAACTAAACTATAATTGACATCATGTATGGTAAAACAATATGCAATGGAGAATCAATCCTTTAGTTGTGACAAAAAACATATGTGATTTTTTTCTTATCAGCCTAAGTCTTGTGTGTGTATGTATGGAGATGGGTGGGTGGGTTACTAAACCTGTGATGGTAAGAGATAGCAAGTACTTAATAGAATAGTCATATATGGTTAAAGTATCTCACTCGTTATTCGTGATAGTCAATTCATCGTCAATTGAATCTTGGTTTCATGGTCTAGGCCTCTTGGAAGATTAAGGATGAAGATCTTCAATCTCTGCGTCCTTTGTGGAAAAATCATTCACGTAAATTTAATGCTCTTACAATAAAT includes these proteins:
- the LOC107788083 gene encoding 1-aminocyclopropane-1-carboxylate oxidase 3 → MEKFPIINLEKLNGTERAAIMDKIKDACENWGFFELVNHGIPHEVMDRVEKLTKGHYKKCMEQRFKELVASKGLEAVQAEVTDLDWESTFFLRHLPVSNISQVPDLDDEYREVMRDFAKRLEKLAEELLDLLCENLGLEKGYLKKVFFGTKGPNFGTKVSNYPPCPKPDLIKGLRAHTDAGGIILLFQDDKVSGLQLLKDGQWIDVPPMRHSIVVNLGDQLEVITNGKYKSVMHRVIAQTDGTRMSLASFYNPGNDAVIYPAPALVEKEAEESETVYPRFVFDDYMKLYAGLKFQAKEPRFEAMKAMESAVESDPLAIA